Proteins from one Limanda limanda chromosome 4, fLimLim1.1, whole genome shotgun sequence genomic window:
- the LOC133000592 gene encoding oocyte zinc finger protein XlCOF6.1-like — MLTERLMAAEEQILSGLEEALFESEERVERSERSQREVCGRRRLLEAAMQPVVRLHRAVCTADVQQLMVIKEEVPPEEQQWSPLVDQEDPEPPHIKEEREEPWTNQDEQQLQRLEEADIKFTLTPVAVKSEEDEEKHKSSTLRPSERKENRVDCGGPEPARNSGSDGCSQPGPEDKSEDSSETEVSEDDWMETSEPQTGLNTRNNKQPLSDMGSKTEKKSFTCSECGKRFSHRGSLDNHMRIHTGEKPFSCSECGKRFSQRGSLNNHMRIHTGEKLFSCSECGNRFNRRAHLNSHMKIHKGEQPFSCSECGKRFNHRSNLTNHMRSHTGEKPFGCSECGKRFNHRSNLTNHMRVHTGEKPFGCSECGKRFTQMRDLYRHMRIHTGDKPFFCSECGKIFNQRANLNRHMRSHTGEKPFFCSECGERFNQRFNLNRHMRRHAGEKLCS; from the exons atgctcaccgagcggctaatGGCGGCGGAGGAGCAGATCCTCTCTGGGCTGGAGGAAGCCTTGTTCGagtccgaggagcgagtggagcggtcCGAGCGGTCCCAGCGGGAGGTCTGCGgccggaggaggctgctggaggccgCGATGCAGCCcgtagtccggctgcacagagcag tgtgtactgcagacgtccagcaactgatggtgattaaagaagaggttccccctgaggagcagcagtggagcccccttgtggaccaggaggacccagagcccccccacattaaagaggaacggGAGGAACcatggaccaatcaggatgaacagcagcttcaaagactggaggaggctgatatcaagttcacattgactcctgtcgctgtgaagagtgaagaagatgaagagaaacataaATCGTCAACGCTACGTCCgagtgagaggaaggagaacagagtggactgtggaggaccagaaccagccaggaactcaggttcTGATGGATGTtcacaaccaggtcctgaggacaagagtgaagactcttctgaaactgaagtcagtgaggatgattggatggagaccagcgaacctcagactggtttaaatacaagaaataacaaacagcctctaagtgatatgggaagtaagacagaaaaaaaatcgtttacttgctctgagtgtggtaaaagatttagccataGGGGCAGTCTAGATAatcatatgaggattcatacaggagagaaaccgttcagttgctctgagtgtggtaaaagatttagccaaaggggcagtctaaataaccatatgaggattcatacaggagagaaactgtTCAGTTGCTCCGAGTGTGGTAATAGATTTAACCGTAGGGCTCATCTAAATTCACATATGaagattcataaaggagagcagccgtttagttgctctgagtgtggtaaaagatttaaccatagGAGCAATCTAACTAaccatatgaggagtcatacaggagagaaaccgtttggttgctctgagtgtggtaaaagatttaaccatagGAGCAATCTAACTAACCACATGAGggttcatacaggagagaagccgtttggttgctctgagtgtggtaaaagatttacccaAATGAGAGATCTatatagacatatgaggattcatacaggagataAACCGTTTTTTTGCTCAGAGTGTGGTAAAATATTTAACCAAAGGGCcaatctaaatagacatatgaggagtcatacaggagagaaaccgtttttTTGCTcagagtgtggtgaaagatttaaccaaaggttcaatctaaatagacatatgaggcgTCATGCAGGAGAGAAACTGTGTAGTTGA